The Rana temporaria chromosome 13, aRanTem1.1, whole genome shotgun sequence genome has a window encoding:
- the GSTZ1 gene encoding maleylacetoacetate isomerase isoform X6, producing MLQVPALRIDGVTLSQSLAIIEYLEETRPSPALLPRDPVQRARCRIISDHITSGIQPLQNLAVLKKVGDGSQEWAQHFIRRGFQALEQLLQETAGRYCVGDEVTMADLCLVPQVFNADRFKVDMAPYPTISRLNQSLMELEAFQVTHPSRQPDTPPELRA from the exons CTGGCAATCATAGAATACTTGGAGGAGACCCGACCCAGCCCAGCCCTTCTCCCACGTGACCCTGTTCAGAGAGCACGGTGCCGGATCATCAGTGACCACATAACATCTGGGATCCAGCCACTGCAG AACCTGGCCGTCCTGAAGAAAGTGGGAGACGGGAGCCAAGAATGGGCACAGCATTTCATTAGACGCGGCTTTCAAG CTCTGGAGCAGCTCCTGCAGGAGACAGCCGGACGGTACTGCGTAGGAGACGAG GTGACGATGGCTGATCTGTGTCTAGTACCCCAGGTGTTCAATGCAGACAG GTTTAAGGTGGACATGGCACCGTACCCTACAATTTCCAGACTTAACCAATCGCTGATGGAGCTGGAGGCCTTTCAGGTCACCCACCCATCCCGGCAACCTGACACCCCTCCAGAGCTCAGAGCCTAA